The Malus domestica chromosome 06, GDT2T_hap1 genome has a segment encoding these proteins:
- the LOC103437660 gene encoding cytochrome P450 736A117-like, translating to MIYTLYKHTSAANTPTLLAINFLLPNRTMMLENETSSFLQPLAFTLLAIFIILIYRWYSSTTTTNKTSSPPSPPKLPIIGNFHQIGLDPHRSLHKLSQRHGPLMLLHFGRVPVLVVSSAQAAQEIMKTHDHTFSDRPKSTNFEKLLYNCKDVASAPYGEHWRKVKSICVIHLLSNKRVRSFRFVREEETKSMISDIMKSSPSVLNLSEMFLRLTNDVVSRVALGRKYSGEGGMKFEGLLREFFELLGTTKIGDYIPWLSWLSRVNGLEAKFDKVAKKFDDFLDKVVQEHMDQSPKTGDDDQADFVDVLLAIQKENLPGFSIDTVTIKALILDMFTAGTHTASTVLEWAMTELLRHPRVMKKLQNEVREIVRKEELITEDDSIEMHYLKAVIKETLRLHPPVPLLLPRIATQDAEIGGYKIKAKTHVMVNAWQIGRDPKLYEKPEEFEPERFLNSEVDYKGNDFQLIPFGAGRRVCPGIQFGMTLNEIALANIVHKFDWELPGGASGEDLDTTESTGITVHRKYPLRAVAIPYLC from the exons ATGATCTATACCTTATATAAACACACAAGCGCAGCAAACACACCCACACTATTGGCCATAAATTTTCTTCTCCCAAATAGGACTATGATGCTGGAGAATGAAACCTCCTCCTTTTTGCAACCTTTGGCCTTCACACTGCTGGCCATTTTCATCATCCTCATATACAGATGGTACTCCTCCACCACAACCACCAACAAAACCTCATCACCACCTTCTCCACCGAAGCTCCCTATCATCGGAAACTTTCACCAAATAGGCTTGGACCCTCATCGCTCACTGCACAAATTATCTCAACGCCATGGCCCTCTCATGCTTCTTCACTTCGGACGTGTCCCGGTCCTTGTTGTCTCTTCGGCTCAGGCAGCTCAGGAGATCATGAAAACCCATGACCACACATTTTCTGATCGACCCAAGTCCACCAACTTTGAGAAGCTTCTCTACAACTGTAAAGACGTTGCATCTGCTCCTTATGGTGAGCATTGGAGGAAGGTGAAAAGTATATGTGTCATACATCTTTTGAGCAACAAGAGGGTTCGCTCTTTTCGCTTTGTGAGAGAAGAGGAAACCAAATCCATGATCAGCGACATAATGAAATCATCACCATCAGTTTTGAATTTAAGCGAAATGTTTCTGAGGCTTACCAATGATGTTGTATCTAGAGTGGCTCTGGGGAGGAAGTACAGTGGTGAAGGTGGGATGAAGTTTGAGGGACTTTTGCGGGAGTTCTTTGAGTTATTGGGAACTACTAAAATTGGTGACTATATCCCATGGCTTTCTTGGTTGAGCCGTGTCAACGGTTTGGAAGCCAAGTTCGACAAGGTGGCTAAGAAGTTTGATGACTTTTTAGATAAAGTGGTCCAAGAGCACATGGATCAGAGTCCAAAGACTGGAGATGATGACCAAGCGGATTTTGTCGATGTTTTGCTTGCAATTCAGAAAGAAAACTTGCCTGGTTTTTCTATTGATACAGTTACTATAAAAGCTCTCATCTTG GATATGTTTACTGCTGGCACTCATACAGCATCTACAGTCCTAGAGTGGGCAATGACTGAGCTTTTAAGGCATCCTAGGGTCATGAAAAAGTTGCAGAATGAAGTACGTGAAATAGTCCGAAAGGAAGAACTCATAACAGAGGATGATTCGATTGAAATGCACTACTTGAAGGCGGTGATAAAGGAGACTCTTCGCTTACATCCACCAGTTCCACTACTATTGCCCAGGATTGCGACCCAAGATGCGGAAATAGGTGGTTACAAAATTAAAGCCAAGACACACGTTATGGTCAATGCATGGCAAATTGGAAGAGATCCCAAACTATATGAAAAACCAGAGGAGTTCGAGCCAGAAAGGTTCTTGAATAGTGAGGTAGATTATAAAGGGAATGACTTTCAGTTAATTCCATTTGGTGCCGGTAGGAGGGTCTGTCCTGGAATTCAGTTTGGCATGACTCTTAATGAGATTGCCTTGGCAAATATCGTGCACAAGTTCGACTGGGAGTTGCCTGGTGGAGCAAGTGGGGAGGATTTAGATACGACTGAATCTACGGGTATAACAGTCCACAGAAAATATCCTCTCAGAGCTGTTGCTATTCCATATTTATGTTGA
- the LOC139196718 gene encoding uncharacterized protein: MNKVKFPKLTQRKPALGELNEGLFGAYLLVDSEVALSWFPLQPVPPKVSTKIPNQNCSLTRHCCKLGLSLESSIRGRRYFLRSSISIKMVLQNDIDLLHPSAELEKRKHKIKRLVQTPNSFFMDVKCQGCFNITTVFSHSQTVVVCGNCQTVLCQPTGGRARLTETEGSSFRRNGD; encoded by the exons ATGAACAAAGTTAAGTTTCCAAAATTAACCCAACGGAAGCCAGCCCTTGGTGAATTGAATGAAGGATTGTTTGGTGCATATCTTCTAGTAGATTCAGAGGTTGCCTTGTCATGGTTTCCTCTGCAACCAGTTCCACCAAAGGTGTCAACCAAAATACCAAATCAAAATTGCTCTCTCACCCGCCATTGTTGCAAGCTCGGTCTCTCCCTAGAGTCTTCCATTCGCGGTCGCCGCTATTTTCTACGATCTTCGATTTCAATCAAGATGGTGCTTCAGAACGATATCGATTTGCTCCATCCATCAGCTGAGCTTGAGAAGAGGAAGCACAAGATCAAGAGGCTTGTACAGACCCCCAACTCTTTCTTTATG GATGTCAAGTGCCAGGGGTGCTTCAACAT AACCACTGTGTTCAGTCACTCGCAAACAGTTGTGGTGTGTGGGAACTGCCAGACTGTGCTGTGCCAGCCTACTGGTGGTCGTGCCAGACTCACCGAGACCGAGGGTTCCTCTTTCAGGAGGAATGGGGATTGA